Genomic window (bacterium (Candidatus Blackallbacteria) CG13_big_fil_rev_8_21_14_2_50_49_14):
TAGGGTCCACAAAGCCAGGATTGCCCACCACAGGCCCTCCGACCAAATAGGTAAGACCAGCATTCAATCCTACAAAAGGATGTATCTGGCCCATGGGTTGAAAATAATATTTCCCACCCAGCAAAACAACCTGAAGCATCGCGGGTGACTGCCCCAAGTTCCAGAAACTATAATCCAGGTAGGTTTCAAGCTTTTCATCCAAACCTGGCAGACGCCAGCCCATTTTTGCGTGAAAAAAAGGCAAAACGCCATTCATGCCCGCACCCGCCTCAAGGCTGAAAGGATGGTGCTCAGGAGGAGCTGCATTTTGTGTTTCTGCATGAGCAGGGGAAGTTCCAAACACGAAAAAAGCGGCAAGCAAAGCGAAAAGCATCTTCATGAAAGGCAACCTTTCTTTCCACATTGTTTTGCATCATTGTACCCCGCCAGGAAGCAATGCCCCAACTGCTGACAAAGAATGAACCCCCGGTTGGACATTTTTCTCCAACCGGGGGTTCAAATTTCAATATTTCAAACAGCAAAGGGAATAAACTTAATCCTCTTTGCCTGGATGATGGGATTTCCAGGTTTCTTTGAGCACATCAAAAAAACCATGTTTTTTTTCTTTTCCGCGTTGCGTAGATTTTTCAGCCGTCACCAGACCGCCATCCTCCTGCATAGAAAAGCCCCCTTCACCTCGGCTCAGGCCTTTTTCAAGTACAAACAGACTTTCAAGCAAGGCCTTTTCTTCGCCACCCACCTTCTGCGGAACAGCCACTTCTACAGTCACCAAAAGGTCACCGCGTAAAGCACTGTTATTCAGAAAAGGAACGCCTTTATTTTTAAGCGTAAAAACGGTTCCAGGCTGAGTTCCAGCAGGAATTTCAAGCGTTGTGGGACCTTCAAGCGTGGGTATTTCGATCCGATCTCCCAAGGCCGCCTGAGCATAGCCCACAGAAACATGGGTATAAATATTCTGCTCCTGACGTTCAAAGACACCCTCAGCATCAGACAAAACATGCAGTACGATATACAAGTCGCCTGCAGGTCCACCCGAAAGCCCGGCATCGCCTTCTCCACTGACATGCAAGCGCACGCCACTGTCTATGCCAGGTGGAATTTTAATTTTCAAAGTCTTTTTCTTTTGCTCACGCCCTGCGCCTTTACAGGATTTACAGGGTGTCTCAGCGATATTCCCTTTGCCCTGACACTTGGGGCAGGTCGCGATATGCGTAAAGGTGCCAAAAGCCGTGCGCTGATGCTGCTGTATCTGCCCACTGCCCCGGCACATGGGGCATGAAACCACATTGGTTCCAGGCTCAAGCCCAGAACCTTCGCAGGTATCACATGACTCCAGGTGCTGAAGGTTGATTTCACGCTCCATACCAAAAATGGCATCGCGAAATTCAACCTCCAGATCCAAACGCAGATCAGAGCCTCTCTCAGCGCGTGAGCGAGAACTGCCCCCCCCGCCACGCTGGGATTGAAAGGGGTCGCGTCCACGTCCAAAAAAGGCTTCGAAAATATCTCCCAGCCCTCCAAAGCCGTCAAAACCGCCTTGGTATCCGCCCTGAAAGCCACCCAAGCCTGCATGACCAAAACGGTCATACGCAGCTTTTTGCTGAGGATCGCTCAATACGGCATACGCTTCAGAAATTTCTTTGAACATTTCTTCAGCGCCGGGCTCTTTGTTCACATCTGGGTGGTACTGTCGCGCAAGCCTGCGATAGGTCTTCTTCAGATCCGCATCTGTGGCTTCACGCGACAATCCCAATACTTCGTAATAATCTTTTTTAGACACTTAACTCTTCCGTTCAGTGAAAGTCAGAATCTGACTTATTTCACTTCCTCATAATCTGCATCGACGATATTGTCGTCTTCAGAATGCGAGCTGCCACCTGAAGAGGAGGAAGAGCTGCCCCCATCCTGTTTGTACATTTTTGATGAAGCGGCATACATGGTGTCTTTTAACTTGGTCAATTTGGCATTGATCTCGTCCAGATTATCACCTTCCAGCGATTTTCTCAGTTCAGTAATCGCAGCATTGACTGCGTCACGGTCTGAGGATTCAAGCTTATCGCCAATATCACGCAAGGTTTTTTCTGTGGTGTAGATTAAGCTGTCGGCCTGGTTACGCAGTTCGACTTTCTGCAAGCGTTTTTTATCTTCTGCCGCATGGGCTTCAGAATCCCGCTTCATACGCTCAATCTCATCCTTGTTCAAACCACCGGCATTGGCAATGGTAATTTTCTGTTCAGAACCTGTGCCTTTGTCTTTCGCTTTGACATTGACAATGCCGTTGGCATCAATATCAAACGTGACTTCAACCTGGGGTACACCACGGGGAGCAGGCGGGATGTTTTCAAGTGTAAAACGGCCCAAGGTTTTATTATCAGAGGCCATTTCACGCTCACCCTGAAGCACGTGAATTTCAACACTGGTCTGACCATCAGCTGCCGTTGAAAAGATCTGGCTTTTGCTGGTCGGAATGGTGGTATTGCGTTCAATAATGCGGGTAAAAACGCCACCTAAAGTTTCAATCCCAAGGCTGAGTGGAGTGACGTCAAGCAAGAGAACATCCTTGACTTCGCCGCCCAAAACACCGGCTTGAATCGCAGCGCCCAAGCCCACAGCTTCATCAGGATTCACACCTTTATCAGGTTCATTGTTGATAAATTTGCGAATGGCTTCCTGAACGGCGGGGATACGGGTTGAACCGCCCACGAGAATGACCTTATTGATTTGGCTGGCCTGCAGACCAGAGTCGCTCATGGCTGCACGCATGGGCCCCATCGTGCCTTCAATCAAATCAGCACAAATTTCTTCAAATTTGGCACGGGTCAATTTCACATTCAAATGCTTGGGGCCCGTCTGATCTGCGGTAATAAAAGGCAGATTGATTTCTGTTTCAAAGACAGAGGAAAGCTCAATCTTGGCTTTTTCAGCTGCTTCTTTCAAACGTTGCAGGGCCATTTTATCTTTGGAAAGATCTACACCCTGATCACGTTTGAATTCATCAATCAACCAATCAATAATGCGCTCATCAAAGTCATCGCCCCCCAGGTGGTTGTTCCCGCTGGTCGCCTTTACTTCAAAAACGCCATCACCCAGTTCCAGGACAGAAACGTCGAAGGTTCCCCCACCCAAGTCAAAAACAAGAATGGTCTGTTCATGGCCTTTGTCCATACCATAGGCCAATGAGCTGGCAGTAGGTTCATTGATAATACGCAGAACTTCCAGACCTGCAATCGTGCCCGCATCTTTGGTCGCTTGACGCTGAGCATCATTAAAATAGGCAGGAACGGTAATAACGGCTTGTGTTACAGGCTCACCCAAATAAGCTTCTGCGTCTTGTTTGAGCTTACTCAGAATCATGGCAGAAATTTCTTGGGGAGTATAGGTCTTGCCCAGAACAGCAACTTCCACCATATTGTCCTTGCCACGCTCAGTGTGATAAGGATAGCGGGTGCGCTCCTGCTGGGTATCATCCCAACGGCGGCCAATAAAACGTTTGATTGAATAAATCGTATTTTCTGGATTTGTAATCGCCTGGCGCTTGGCAATCTGGCCCACCAAACGCTCACCTGATTTTGTAAACGCGACCACAGAAGGGGTCAGGCGACTGCCCTCTGCATTTGGTATAACGACTGGTTTTCCACCTTCAAGTACGGCTACAACAGAGTTCGTCGTGCCAAGGTCAATTCCAACTACTTTACCCATAACGTATGTCTTAATCCTCCTTGCTTAACTCAGCAAAACTTGTTCATATTCTAAAGTGCACAGGGTGCTTAATCTTCTTTGGATACCTTGACCATCGAGGGTCTCAGCACCCGTCCATTCATCTGATAACCCTTTTGAAACTCAGCAATTACAGTTTCATCGGGGTAGTCATTGGTGGACTCACTCATAATCGCCTCATGGTATTCAGGATTAAAGGGCTGTCCTACCGCGTCAATCACTGCAACACCTGATTTTTGAAGCACGTCCAAAAATTGTTTATGAATCATTTTGACGCCCTCTACAAAATGGGAGAACTCTTCTGGTTTCACTTCATTTTGCAAAGCACGCTCAATATTATCAATCACCTCCAGCAGGTTGGTGACAATCTGTTGACCAGCAAATTTAATCAAATCTTCACGTTCCCGAGCCACTCGGCGCTGATAATTCTCAAAATCGGCAGCAACACGCATCAGTTGATCATTTCTGGTTTGCAATTGTTCAATTTGAGTTTTCATTTCAGCAAGCTCTGAAGGATTCGTGGGGGGCGCTCCAAAAACAGCTGCGGCCTCCGAAAGATCCTCTTCAAGAGAAATTTCTTCAATGCTCTCTGCTTCAAGATTCGCATCAGAAGATTCTTCTATATTCTCGATCTGAATTTGCTCATTTTCTGCGGATCTTTCATTCATTCCGCTTACCTCCGGTTCAGCTAAAAAATCTGGTTAATGTATGTGTTAAATTATTGGCAACAGTCTGTAATAGTCCCATCACCTTAGCATAATCCATGCGGGTTGGCCCAAGAATGCCAATCATCCCCAAAGCTTTGGTGTCGATAAAATACGGAGTGGCCACAAAACTGCAATTTTTCAGTTCCTGATAAAAATTTTCGTATCCAATCAGGCAGTATACATCACTTTTCTTGGTTTGAACCTCCTGGTTCAAACGCTGAAACAATTGATGCACAAACTGATCCTGCTCCAAAAATTGCAAAATCGGATAGGCGGTTTCGGTCGTATGAAACTCTGGTTCTTTGAGTAAATGCGAGGTTCCGCTTAAATAAATTTTCTCTTCGCGTTGGGCCTGCGCATAAATTTCAGAAACCATTTCCAAAACCATCGATTTATAATTGAGAATTTCTCTTTCCAAAGACCCCGTTGCAATCCGGTGAAACAACTCGTTCAAAGAGATATTGTCGTTGAGTTGTCCATTGAGATAATTGGTGAGCATCGAGAGCACTTCAGAATAGACCGGCTGAGAAAGACGAATGACCGATTGGCGGCGAATTCCCCCTACATAGGTCAGGCTCAGAACCATGGAATCTTCATCAATCGGCAACATGTGTACAGAATTGACAGGGTTGCTGCGAATATGAGGCGTTTCTGCCACAGCAATGCTTTGGGTGGCATCGGATAAAATCCGAATGGCTTGAAACAGAATTGCATCTACTGCTTTGGATGTCTGCTCCAAACGACGCAAAAATTGGTTTTCTTCAAGTGTCGGCACATAGGATTCCATTAAATGATCCACAAAAAACCGATACCCCTTATCCGAAGGTACCCGGCCGGCCGAAGTATGCGGTTGAATCAATAAGCCGGCATCTTCCAGCTCAGCCATTTCATTGCGAATGGTTGCAGGACTGAGTCTAAAAGAATGGCGTTTGCACAGCGTGCGGGAACCCAAAGGCTCACCATGGCTAATATAATCCTTGATGATGGCACTCAAAAGGTTTTGTTTACGTTCAGATAATTGAAAATCAGGCAACATAGACACTATTTCCAGATTTCTTAACCTGCGTTTATTTTAGCACTTTATTATCGAGAGTGCCAATAACTTCTCTGAATACAGACCAAACGATGACTGTCACTTGTTTTGAGAGAGGGGAGAACAAGGCAAAAATTTGCCGTCTGAGGTCAAGGTATTATAACATGATCCCTGATCGCGGATAAAATGTATTTTTTATACTTAATAATTATGGAAAAGGAGAACGCCATGTCCAGACAATTATTGCTGACGGGCAGCCTGTTTATCAGTCTTTTAGTCTCTCCTGTTTCCCCTCTGCAAGCAGCCACCACCCAAGTGGTCGGCTATTTACGCGACTCCCACAGTGTATCCATGACCTTAAATGGTCAAAAATCCGGGTTCAGAATTTTTTCTCCTGAACCCTCTCAAATCGTTGAAATTGAAGAAAGCATGCAGGATCTGGCGCGCAACCTGAATCATTACGCCCAGGGACGTCCTTTGCAAAGTGATGAGATTCGGCCCATTTATAACGGTCGGCATTATTTGATTCAATACCAGGAGCAACCGATTCTTGAAGTGTCTCCTGCCATGGCCCAGGCTTTGGGTCAAAGTCAACTCTCAACCCTGATTGGGTTGACAAACCAACTGAGAAAAAGTTTGGGAGCCCGGCCTTTGCGCAGCTTCCGTTATTTGAGTCCCACCGCAGAGGGAGAAACAGGTTACGCATCCTGGTATGGAGGCTATTTTCATGGCCGTCGTACTGCCAACGGAGAAACCTACGATATCAATAAATTCACGGCAGCCCACAAAGCACTGCCCTTTGGAACCCAAGTTTTGGTAACCAATCTTGAAAACAAACAAAGTGTGGTTGTTAAAATCAATGATCGCGGCCCTTTTAAACCAGCCCGGATCATTGATCTTTCCCCTGAAGCCTTTAAACAAATTGGCTATTTGGGCAAAGGAGTTTTAAAAGTGAAACTGAGTGTTTTGTCCTGATCTCAGGCCTTACTCTCAAAACGCCCTGGGGCATAAATTGCTCCAGGGCGTTTTGTGCTTTAGGGAATATACTGCCAGAAGTCAGTATAGTAAGAATGTCCTGTCGCAAAAGGATCCACGGGACTGCTGGGATCATAGAGCAGAACATTGTTGCCACTGTCTTTGCCACCCAAAACATAGAAGCGGCCCTGTAGCCAGGCCGAAGTCTGTGCCCAGCGTGTTCTGACGGGAATCGTAGCATCTTTTGTCCAGGTAATCGCGGTGGGATTGCTCAGATTGTCAATCACACCAATCCCAAGATCTGAACTCAGCCCGCCATTCGGCGCAGAACCAGAGGCAGTCGTACCGCCCCCATAGACAAAAATCCTCCGATTGACAGGGTCAAACCCGTGTGAACCATAGCCTCGCGGCACATAATTGGCACTGTTGTTTGAGGTCAGCTGTGTCCAGGTATTGCTACCCGTATGATACACCCAGATTTTTGAGTTAAATGGCATGCCCGTAATGACCTCGCCTCCCCCCAGAATATAAAAGCGGGAGTTGGCAGGATCACTGATCATATCAAAGGCATTGAGCAGATTAGCGGGGCCGCCGGTGAAGGTGACTTCACTCCAGGTGGCGGTCGCATTGGCTTCATTAACCGTCAATTTGAAAATTTTATTTAAAAAACTTGCCCCCTCTGCGCCACCATATATATAAAGTGAGTTATCTGCTGGATTCCAATGCATTTTATGCAGAAAGAGCATTTTTTTAGGCCCTGAAATCGTGATCTGTGTCCAGGTATTATCACTGGGCTTGTACATCCACAGATCATCCAAACCACTGGCCCCATTGAGTGTCGGGCAGGACAAGGCCGAATCACAACTCCAGGTAATTCCACCATAAATAAACATGCGGTCATCGGCAAAGGTAGCGCCATTTTTCCAAGCTGCTGCATGGTACATACGTTTGGTAAGATTGGCTGGAACATTGCCATTCGGAGCGGTAGCAGAATGCCCTGAAAGATTTTCCCAGAACGAACCCTCGGAATAGGCCATCAGGGTATTGGTGGGGAAATTATAATTCTGACGCGCATCATTGCCTGCAAAGAAATAAATCTTGCCATTTGCATCAGGATCCACCACAGCCGTTCCCCCCATGCGCCCATGAACTGCTGACAAGGCTCCAGGGTCGACAATATTGGGCATGCGTTGCGCACGTGACCATTTGGTCGAAGAATCCAGAACCGTAAATTTGACAAGCTTGGCTCCCGAATTGCTGGTATCATTGCTTTGGCCATCAGGGTTCACCACCCGCACACGGTATTCACCGGCACTGACCCCATCAGGCAAACCAGCAATAATCTTCGTGCCATAAGACGTAACATTCTGAAGCGTCACCACCGAACTGGGATCCGCAATTGAAACCAATTGCACCCCAGAGTAATAGGGAAGCACACCAAAATTGGTAGTACGGGTCGCATCAATAGCCGCCCCATTGATGGTCAGGGTCACCGGAAGATTATTCGGCCAAGAGGCCGGGCAAATCGGTTGTTTACAATCTGTCGCACCCGTCAGTTTGGTCAAATCGGTTTCAATTTCAGGGGCAGCAGAGTTGGCAAAGGTGACAAAGGGAGTCGAGGTATGCATCTGACCATCGGCATTGACCAGACGCAGATAATAATTCCCGGCGGGCAAATGAGGCAAAATTCCGCGCACAGAACCTGAATTTTGATCAATAATCGTCACGCCATCCAAATACGCATCCTGCGGATTAAAGGCGGAATTGGGATCTTTAACCACCTGAACATAGGAACCGGGTAAAATATTCGAGGCAGTAAAATAAACGTAACCAGAATCTGGATAGTTAGGCAAAAGCATCGATTTATAAGTCACAGGGCCACTGGGATAACTGATCCCCAAGATTTGCGGTGTACCCGCCAAGGTTGCTCCCCCATTTGTCACCGTCAACTTAGAAGGTGATTGGGCAGCTTGCCCGTCTGGATTCACCACGGTAATCGTATAATCGCCTGCGGGCATTCCAAAAATGGAATCTGAATTCAGCGTCAGCTGAGTTGCGCTTCCTGTTCCACTGATAGCCTGTTTCGCGCCAATATAAATCGAAGCCCCACTGGCAAAGCCACTGCCATTGATTGTCCAGGTGACCACGGCATTGGGATCGAGAATATTATTGCTGATCGAACTCGGGCTGACTGAATTAATCACAGGCGCAGCCTGATTGGCCAGAGGCTGAATCGTGAGACAGGTACCTGAAGTGGTATAGCTAAAATTATCAGGCCAGGTCATTTTGATCTTGTATTCCCCTTGTGGAAGCCCGGCAGGCACCACAGGAATCGCAACCAGCGACGTTTTTACCCCTGTAATCGGGGCACTGTATTCTGTGCCGTTGGCTGTTCCCCCGTTGCGGATATATTTGATCTGCACCCCCTGCTCAATGCCTGTTCCATTGACATTAATCGCCAAAGTCAAATTGGGAACAATTTGAGCCGGTGTACAGGAGGTGACTTTGCGCTCACGGGCCTGCATTGTAAAAACAGCACTGCCCGTATCTGAAAGCACAGGTTGCAGACTGACCACCCTGAAAAGCTTTAAATCATAGGCAGAAGTATTGGGAAAAAGTGTTCCCGGTGTAATCGCCATGCGGGCGACCGAAGGCAGTTCCACCAATTTCTGAGTGATGGCCGAGCTTCCCATCGTAAAGCTATGGGGACGTTCAAAACCACAGCCCTTGGCCACAACACGGTTGTTTTCACTGTCAAAACCTTTTTGAGGATAAACATAGGAGATTCGTCCTACTCCCGGCCCTTCAGCAGTCGTGATCGTTCCCGTAACACTCAATTTCCCCTGATTGACATCTGAAACTTCCAAATTGGGGTTCACAATTTGAAGCTTATTATAGCCTGTAAACTGATCGCCCCCTCCAGGTAAGTCTGGGAAAAGCAGTTTGGTTGGAATAATCGCCAGAATCTGAAATTCATTGATATAAAATCCAGGCAAAATCAACTCGGAAAGGTAGACCAGTGAGTCAGGTTTAAAATTTGCGCCTTGAATCAAAACAGGTGCAAATTCAAGGGTATTCTGATCAAGACTGCGCAATAGATTTCCTTGGTAGGTCAGCACCTGGGCTTGCAATTCCTCAATGGTGGTCGTGGGAACAATAGGCTGCGCGCGTAAATAGACCCCAGCAATCACAGGCACACTTGAAACAAGTCCGCCGGCATCGGTCACCGTATAGCCATTTGCCAAGCCCCCCTCAATCCGGCCAACCGCACTGTCAGGATTCATGATCAAGATATTATAGGCTCCGGCGGCGACGCCAGCGGGCACAGTCGCCACAATTTGGGTTGAGCCTGTTCTTGAAACGACCGTCAAAGGAATTCTTTCTAAAAAGACCTGGGCTGTAGCTGAAAAATTTGAACCCGAAATCGTAAGGGTCTGGGCCGCATTATTTGCACCCGAAACAGGGCTGACGGTATTGACCACGGGCTGGGCATTGCGGAAATCAGCCAAAGCTCCGTTGCCACAGCCCAAAACATAGGTTTGCTGAGCACTGCGGTTATTGCTATCGGTTACTTTGATCGTAAAAGTATAGGTTCGCAAATTGATATTGCCGTCAGGCGTTCCGCTCAAGCTGACGGTATCAGAGGTGCTCGTCCCGACAGAAAGCCCCGGAGGCAAAGTTCCTGTACTGCTCCAGGTATAGGGGCCTTTACCATACATTGCTTTAAAGGCTTGATTATAGGCGCTTCCCGCATTGGCAGGCGCAATCGAGCCTGGAAAAATCTGCAAGGAGCGCACGACAAGATTATAGGCTCGCTGGGTCGTTTGGGCACCATTGGTAACGGTCAGAGTAAACGGAAAGGTTCCTATTTCTGAAGTTGTTCCATGCAAGGTGACGGTATTATCGGGAACACTCAGCAAACCATTGAGGGGCGCAGGTGAACCCGTGACATTCCCGCCTGTCGCACTGGTAAAAGACAAACCGGCGGGCAATCCTGTCGTTCCCGCAAACTGCCATAAGTAGCCTGTCACTGTACCATTCCAAACCTTAAAGTCTAAACTGAAAGGCTGATCTACATCCACGTAAAAGGTATTCAGATCCGGCGTAATGGTATAGGTCGTAGGAGCAGGTGTTGGAGCTGGAGTTGGGAT
Coding sequences:
- the dnaJ gene encoding molecular chaperone DnaJ codes for the protein MSKKDYYEVLGLSREATDADLKKTYRRLARQYHPDVNKEPGAEEMFKEISEAYAVLSDPQQKAAYDRFGHAGLGGFQGGYQGGFDGFGGLGDIFEAFFGRGRDPFQSQRGGGGSSRSRAERGSDLRLDLEVEFRDAIFGMEREINLQHLESCDTCEGSGLEPGTNVVSCPMCRGSGQIQQHQRTAFGTFTHIATCPKCQGKGNIAETPCKSCKGAGREQKKKTLKIKIPPGIDSGVRLHVSGEGDAGLSGGPAGDLYIVLHVLSDAEGVFERQEQNIYTHVSVGYAQAALGDRIEIPTLEGPTTLEIPAGTQPGTVFTLKNKGVPFLNNSALRGDLLVTVEVAVPQKVGGEEKALLESLFVLEKGLSRGEGGFSMQEDGGLVTAEKSTQRGKEKKHGFFDVLKETWKSHHPGKED
- a CDS encoding molecular chaperone DnaK encodes the protein MGKVVGIDLGTTNSVVAVLEGGKPVVIPNAEGSRLTPSVVAFTKSGERLVGQIAKRQAITNPENTIYSIKRFIGRRWDDTQQERTRYPYHTERGKDNMVEVAVLGKTYTPQEISAMILSKLKQDAEAYLGEPVTQAVITVPAYFNDAQRQATKDAGTIAGLEVLRIINEPTASSLAYGMDKGHEQTILVFDLGGGTFDVSVLELGDGVFEVKATSGNNHLGGDDFDERIIDWLIDEFKRDQGVDLSKDKMALQRLKEAAEKAKIELSSVFETEINLPFITADQTGPKHLNVKLTRAKFEEICADLIEGTMGPMRAAMSDSGLQASQINKVILVGGSTRIPAVQEAIRKFINNEPDKGVNPDEAVGLGAAIQAGVLGGEVKDVLLLDVTPLSLGIETLGGVFTRIIERNTTIPTSKSQIFSTAADGQTSVEIHVLQGEREMASDNKTLGRFTLENIPPAPRGVPQVEVTFDIDANGIVNVKAKDKGTGSEQKITIANAGGLNKDEIERMKRDSEAHAAEDKKRLQKVELRNQADSLIYTTEKTLRDIGDKLESSDRDAVNAAITELRKSLEGDNLDEINAKLTKLKDTMYAASSKMYKQDGGSSSSSSGGSSHSEDDNIVDADYEEVK
- the grpE gene encoding nucleotide exchange factor GrpE, with the protein product MNERSAENEQIQIENIEESSDANLEAESIEEISLEEDLSEAAAVFGAPPTNPSELAEMKTQIEQLQTRNDQLMRVAADFENYQRRVAREREDLIKFAGQQIVTNLLEVIDNIERALQNEVKPEEFSHFVEGVKMIHKQFLDVLQKSGVAVIDAVGQPFNPEYHEAIMSESTNDYPDETVIAEFQKGYQMNGRVLRPSMVKVSKED
- the hrcA gene encoding heat-inducible transcription repressor HrcA, with translation MLPDFQLSERKQNLLSAIIKDYISHGEPLGSRTLCKRHSFRLSPATIRNEMAELEDAGLLIQPHTSAGRVPSDKGYRFFVDHLMESYVPTLEENQFLRRLEQTSKAVDAILFQAIRILSDATQSIAVAETPHIRSNPVNSVHMLPIDEDSMVLSLTYVGGIRRQSVIRLSQPVYSEVLSMLTNYLNGQLNDNISLNELFHRIATGSLEREILNYKSMVLEMVSEIYAQAQREEKIYLSGTSHLLKEPEFHTTETAYPILQFLEQDQFVHQLFQRLNQEVQTKKSDVYCLIGYENFYQELKNCSFVATPYFIDTKALGMIGILGPTRMDYAKVMGLLQTVANNLTHTLTRFFS